One Littorina saxatilis isolate snail1 linkage group LG1, US_GU_Lsax_2.0, whole genome shotgun sequence genomic window carries:
- the LOC138961779 gene encoding large ribosomal subunit protein mL52-like isoform X1, giving the protein MACSRCSAQLLRVSGLPVKTISRAVSTTHELCGKRTKEPVLRKWGLEKFPKEDNYNRLRPLLELPDFTYLDGRPTPLTKQQLERKEMNYNLTKRIVMLTKEMEEAKIAAVKRKQGDVKSRESILTSKLKPKSTQL; this is encoded by the exons ATGGCGTGTTCAAGGTGTTCTGCTCAACTTCTCAGAG TTTCAGGTTTGCCAGTGAAAACAATCAGCAGAGCAGTTAGCACTACCCATGAACTTTGCGGCAAAAGAACAAAGGAACCAGTGCTGAGAAAATGGGGCTTAGA GAAATTCCCAAAAGAAGACAACTACAACAGACTCAGACCTCTTTTGGAGCTGCCTGATTTCACATACCTTG ATGGCCGACCAACACCTTTGACCAAGCAACAACTTGAGAGGAAGGAAATGAACTATAATCTGACA AAGCGAATTGTGATGCTGACCAAAGAAATGGAAGAAGCCAAGATAGCAGCAGTGAAGAGAAAACAGGGTGACGTAAAAAGCAGGGAAAGCATTCTCACCTCAAAACTGAAGCCAAAGTCCACCCAGTTGTAG
- the LOC138961779 gene encoding large ribosomal subunit protein mL52-like isoform X2 has protein sequence MACSRCSAQLLRGLPVKTISRAVSTTHELCGKRTKEPVLRKWGLEKFPKEDNYNRLRPLLELPDFTYLDGRPTPLTKQQLERKEMNYNLTKRIVMLTKEMEEAKIAAVKRKQGDVKSRESILTSKLKPKSTQL, from the exons ATGGCGTGTTCAAGGTGTTCTGCTCAACTTCTCAGAG GTTTGCCAGTGAAAACAATCAGCAGAGCAGTTAGCACTACCCATGAACTTTGCGGCAAAAGAACAAAGGAACCAGTGCTGAGAAAATGGGGCTTAGA GAAATTCCCAAAAGAAGACAACTACAACAGACTCAGACCTCTTTTGGAGCTGCCTGATTTCACATACCTTG ATGGCCGACCAACACCTTTGACCAAGCAACAACTTGAGAGGAAGGAAATGAACTATAATCTGACA AAGCGAATTGTGATGCTGACCAAAGAAATGGAAGAAGCCAAGATAGCAGCAGTGAAGAGAAAACAGGGTGACGTAAAAAGCAGGGAAAGCATTCTCACCTCAAAACTGAAGCCAAAGTCCACCCAGTTGTAG
- the LOC138961769 gene encoding F-box/LRR-repeat protein 8-like → MDDTMASEAKPWEVLPEHILVTVFSYLTPLDRLQAALTCKTWSTCLQHPRLWRRFVCKFLLPVHGKVLVPVEEHVHRIKALVIEVNQRDKENCKNACEALNILAKNKERMLCSLTVNFVGENPLFYAGQEFIAELKLLFGTFGDEPEPFSQLTHVDLSGLDIALDDSLLDILSDNHPGLEYLNIQNKSLICKVSPSGLLQLVSKCKRLKGLCVFQLSLTNDVLTEIADQEAPCLQYLSILYRREAKYTTDLHSSEAWSRLVKKIPTLRVSLGFDHTCPLDRICEAMKPEIPVTELRLETFTRVFDEVNLATNCYHKTLEKMVLQTGNSEELEQALLHMAENCERLNSLFVYCVLSESVISQILELRPQIRTSGAYILKSRMQEWPWVVGAETVEEAEDRLDGRK, encoded by the exons ATGG ATGACACAATGGCTTCAGAGGCAAAACCCTGGGAGGTTCTGCCAGAGCACATTCTGGTCACTGTGTTTTCCTACCTGACCCCCCTGGATCGACTACAGGCAGCGCTCACCTGCAAAACCTGGAGCACCTGTCTGCAGCATCCTCGCCTGTGGCGCCGTTTTGTCTGCAAGTTTCTGCTTCCTGTGCATGGAAAG GTGCTGGTGCCAGTGGAAGAACATGTTCATCGTATAAAGGCTTTGGTGATTGAAGTTAACCAAAGAGACAAAGAAAATTGCAAGAATGCTTGCGAA GCACTAAACATCCTTGCCAAGAACAAAGAACGCATGCTGTGCTCCTTGACCGTGAATTTTGTGGGTGAGAATCCTCTGTTCTACGCAGGCCAGGAATTCATTGCGGAACTCAAACTTCTCTTTGGCACATTTGGGGATGAACCTGAGCCGTTCAGCCAGTTGACCCATGTGGATTTAAGTGGTCTGGACATTGCTTTAGACGACTCTTTGTTAGACATTTTGTCAGACAACCACCCAGGGCTGGAGTACCTGAACATTCAGAACAAGAGTCTTATTTGCAAGGTATCACCAAGCGGCCTTCTTCAGCTGGTATCAAAATGTAAAAGATTGAAAGGTCTATGTGTTTTCCAGCTGAGTTTGACAAACGATGTTTTGACCGAGATTGCTGATCAGGAGGCACCATGTCTGCAGTATTTGTCTATTCTGTATCGACGGGAGGCGAAATACACAACAGATCTTCATTCATCTGAAGCTTGGTCTCGGCTGGTGAAGAAAATCCCCACTCTTCGGGTATCGCTTGGTTTTGACCACACTTGCCCACTCGACCGAATCTGTGAAGCAATGAAGCCTGAAATACCTGTTACCGAGTTGCGCCTGGAAACTTTCACACGCGTTTTTGATGAAGTGAACCTTGCCACAAACTGTTACCACAAGACACTGGAGAAAATGGTGCTACAGACTGGAAACTCTGAAGAGCTGGAACAAGCTCTGCTGCACATGGCCGAGAATTGTGAGCGACTTAACTCCTtatttgtgtactgtgtgttgaGTGAGAGTGTCATCAGTCAAATCCTGGAGCTTCGCCCACAGATCAGGACTTCTGGAGCCTACATTCTCAAGTCGAGGATGCAGGAGTGGCCTTGGGTGGTAGGGGCGGAGACTGTTGAAGAAGCAGAAGACAGACTCGACGGTCGCAAATAG